One window of the bacterium genome contains the following:
- a CDS encoding flagellin FliC, which produces MANFSIVTNIGALNAQNQLTKTSQGMQNTIARLSSGLRINGAKDDAAGLAIANNLNADVSALNQAVRNANDGIGVINTADAALNETGNLLQRAVTLAEQASSGTSGADSGTAKTAINQEYQQILAEIDRIGNTVTFNGQNLLNAASSSVDVQVGTGNTSNDRVTINLTPSGNGLTATGLGLTTGSATTALQTASGAQAELVKVKSAIDKVSSMRGTIGAAYNRLEHTISVITVQAENLNSAQSQIRDANVAEEVVNLTKYQVLNQTGLSALAQANSSSQSVLSLLR; this is translated from the coding sequence ATGGCCAACTTCTCGATCGTGACCAACATCGGCGCCCTCAACGCTCAGAACCAGCTGACCAAGACCAGCCAGGGCATGCAGAACACCATCGCCCGGCTGTCCTCGGGTCTCCGGATCAACGGCGCGAAGGACGACGCGGCGGGCCTCGCCATCGCCAACAACCTCAACGCGGACGTGTCGGCCCTGAATCAGGCCGTCCGCAACGCCAACGACGGCATCGGCGTCATCAACACGGCCGACGCGGCCCTCAACGAGACCGGCAACCTGCTGCAGCGCGCCGTGACCCTCGCCGAGCAGGCCTCCTCTGGGACGTCGGGCGCCGACTCCGGCACCGCCAAGACCGCCATCAACCAGGAATACCAGCAGATCCTCGCCGAAATCGACCGCATCGGGAACACCGTGACGTTCAACGGCCAGAACCTGCTGAACGCGGCCTCCAGCTCGGTCGACGTGCAGGTCGGCACGGGCAACACCTCGAACGACCGCGTGACGATCAACCTGACGCCGTCCGGCAACGGCCTCACCGCCACCGGCCTCGGCCTCACCACCGGTTCCGCCACCACCGCCCTGCAGACCGCCTCCGGCGCCCAGGCCGAGCTCGTGAAGGTCAAGTCGGCGATCGACAAGGTCTCCTCGATGCGCGGCACGATCGGTGCGGCCTACAACCGCCTCGAACACACGATCTCGGTCATCACGGTCCAGGCGGAGAACCTGAATTCCGCCCAGAGCCAGATCCGGGACGCGAACGTGGCCGAGGAAGTCGTGAACCTGACGAAGTACCAGGTCCTCAACCAGACCGGCCTCTCCGCTCTGGCGCAGGCGAACTCCAGCTCGCAGAGCGTGCTGAGCCTGCTCCGCTGA
- a CDS encoding flagellar protein FlaG, with protein MIAAAPPAAASTGPPATSAPDAAAVRASVQQRAEDRAAEPQVVADTLVQSNEASEKAASLRRVQKATAVQDAANRTTRLDVQVDEDGVMMVKVRDARTDKVVREIPPEDLVEFSRKMRRYLGLLMDKRA; from the coding sequence ATGATCGCCGCCGCGCCGCCGGCCGCGGCCTCCACGGGGCCGCCGGCGACATCCGCGCCCGACGCGGCCGCCGTCCGCGCCTCGGTCCAGCAGAGGGCCGAGGACCGCGCGGCCGAACCGCAGGTCGTGGCCGACACGCTCGTCCAAAGCAACGAGGCGTCCGAAAAGGCCGCCTCGCTTCGTCGCGTTCAGAAGGCGACGGCCGTCCAGGACGCGGCGAACCGCACCACCCGCCTCGACGTCCAGGTCGACGAAGATGGCGTCATGATGGTCAAGGTTCGCGACGCTCGGACCGATAAGGTTGTGCGAGAGATCCCCCCGGAGGATCTGGTCGAGTTCAGCCGGAAGATGCGGCGGTATCTCGGCCTCCTGATGGACAAGCGGGCCTGA
- the fliD gene encoding flagellar filament capping protein FliD, which yields MASTSSTSSSTGTGSVNFSTGLASGIDWSAVTDALIKADSYPLTKLQNDVSNYTTQKNVFNALSSSLQTFESKLKAIKDSTSFGGKTTSISDLPSGSVTPFTATIGSGASSGDVKIRVEKLAAAQRVRSNGVSDAYAPLVADGQISIKSGTDDAITIDVSSANGNNSLQAIADTINAADKGVAASIVSDGTNQLLVVKSTATGAANALTITDTTNLGLADKANNLQDAADAVVWVDGIRVTSATNSVSGALAGVTLNLSATTDAEVTLHVADDVAGTKQSLQDLVDAYNSVNDLFQSQLGSSTALANSTVGGNAVFRSIQTQLQQMLTTGVSGIADGQISTLAELGIQVADNTGKLEFKTSQFDNIVSQGRYDEVQAVLRSSGSTTDNFATYIYGGSSVKAGTYGINVTQAARQATASATMAAPLAADETLSVALNGGTAVNVSLASGDTADAVVSKINAALKTAGVSALASNSNGTLSIASNAYGSAQSLTVSSSLDGTGTGFSAAGATATGADVKGTIGGFAAHGSGRDLIGDDGTDVAGLTVRIYATDSMVTQKSGNFGTVGFSAGAVDQFVAQIDGITDPLTGTIHATTTNLDEQIKEANDQIATVQARLDSKRELLTKQFSAAEQAVSQLNQLLASLNAKTSSS from the coding sequence ATGGCTTCGACCAGTTCGACGAGTTCGTCCACCGGGACGGGATCGGTCAACTTCAGCACCGGGCTCGCCTCCGGGATCGACTGGAGCGCCGTCACCGACGCCCTGATCAAGGCCGACAGCTATCCGCTCACCAAGCTCCAGAACGACGTCTCGAACTACACGACGCAGAAGAACGTCTTCAACGCCCTGAGCAGCTCGCTCCAGACCTTCGAAAGCAAGCTGAAGGCGATCAAGGACAGCACGTCGTTCGGCGGCAAGACCACCTCGATCAGCGACCTGCCCAGCGGTTCGGTCACGCCGTTCACGGCGACGATCGGTTCGGGGGCCTCCTCCGGCGACGTGAAGATCCGCGTCGAGAAGCTCGCCGCCGCGCAGCGCGTCCGCTCGAACGGCGTGTCCGACGCCTACGCGCCGCTCGTCGCGGACGGCCAGATCTCGATCAAGTCGGGGACCGACGACGCGATCACGATCGACGTCTCCTCCGCCAACGGCAACAACTCGCTGCAGGCGATCGCCGACACGATCAACGCCGCCGACAAGGGCGTCGCGGCCTCGATCGTCTCCGACGGGACGAACCAGCTGCTCGTCGTCAAGTCGACCGCCACCGGCGCCGCCAACGCGCTGACGATCACCGACACGACGAACCTCGGCTTGGCCGATAAGGCGAACAATCTCCAGGACGCGGCCGACGCCGTCGTCTGGGTCGACGGGATCCGCGTGACGTCGGCGACCAACAGCGTCTCCGGCGCGCTGGCCGGCGTGACGCTGAACCTGTCCGCGACGACCGACGCCGAAGTCACCCTGCACGTGGCCGACGACGTGGCCGGGACCAAGCAGTCGCTGCAGGACCTCGTCGACGCCTACAACAGCGTCAACGACCTCTTCCAGTCCCAGCTCGGCTCGTCCACGGCGCTCGCCAACTCCACCGTCGGCGGCAACGCGGTCTTCCGCTCGATCCAGACCCAGCTTCAGCAGATGCTGACCACGGGCGTCTCCGGGATCGCCGACGGCCAGATCTCGACGCTCGCCGAGCTCGGCATCCAGGTCGCCGACAACACCGGCAAGCTCGAGTTCAAGACCTCGCAGTTCGACAACATCGTCAGCCAAGGGCGCTACGACGAGGTCCAGGCCGTCCTCCGCTCCTCCGGCTCGACGACCGACAACTTCGCGACCTACATCTACGGCGGCTCGAGCGTCAAGGCCGGGACCTACGGGATCAACGTGACGCAGGCCGCGCGCCAGGCGACCGCCTCGGCGACGATGGCCGCGCCGCTCGCCGCCGACGAGACGCTCTCCGTCGCCCTCAACGGCGGGACCGCGGTCAACGTCTCCCTCGCTTCGGGCGACACCGCCGACGCGGTCGTTTCCAAGATCAACGCCGCGCTGAAGACCGCCGGCGTCTCGGCGCTCGCGTCCAACAGCAACGGCACGCTGAGCATCGCCTCCAACGCCTACGGCTCGGCGCAGTCGCTCACGGTGTCGAGCAGCCTCGACGGCACGGGGACCGGCTTCTCCGCCGCGGGCGCGACGGCGACCGGCGCGGACGTCAAGGGGACGATCGGCGGCTTCGCGGCCCACGGCTCCGGCCGCGACCTGATCGGCGACGACGGCACAGACGTCGCCGGCCTGACCGTCCGGATCTACGCGACCGACTCGATGGTGACGCAGAAGTCGGGGAACTTCGGGACCGTCGGCTTCAGCGCCGGCGCGGTGGACCAGTTCGTCGCCCAGATCGACGGCATCACCGACCCGCTGACCGGGACGATCCACGCCACCACGACCAACCTCGACGAACAGATCAAGGAAGCCAACGACCAGATCGCCACCGTTCAGGCGCGCCTCGACTCGAAGCGGGAGCTGCTCACGAAGCAGTTCTCGGCGGCGGAACAGGCGGTGAGCCAGCTCAACCAGCTGCTCGCCTCCTTGAACGCCAAGACCTCGTCGTCCTGA